atgatgaatgtaatgtgcaagaaagggatgaacgatcacacgtacacaagagtttcgtgcacttttgtcaattcacccttaagaatggcatagaaactttcattgaaactgcgggtaccgctccctggcatttcaccgaagaattcgagggtacctgtcttgcagggtagtGAATATGTATTTCAAATCATCGGGCTGCGAATCTTTGCAGCAATGAAATGGTTCTATGGTAAATCAACTACACGTTTTTTAAGAAATCTACAATAATAACAGTAATGACAAAATTTGGAtaagttaataattatttaagcctGATGAAcggctttaaaatttttgtgaagattaTATACTAACACAGCACCTTAAATACCACAATAGTAGCCAAAAAATGGTTGTACGCAACCCAAACTTAACACCTACCCTGCTAGTCATATACCGGCGAAGTCCTCAGTGAAATACCAGAGAGCGGTACCAGAAATCTctatgaaagtttctatgcgttcctaaagggcgaattgacaaaagtagccgaaactcttgtgtacgtATGATGCCTTTCATACACGACTTGCATAATTTGGGGAACGTTCTTTTTGCAATCTTGGATGAAAACACCAAAAACTGCAAACAAAACTCCACCTGCACTTTCAATACTGTCAGTAGCTATAGCTGTTGGCCTCTGCGTCTAATAAGGAGAAGGTGCAATTGTTGACCAGCGTGTGTATTATCAAGACCCATCAAAATCTATAAGACTGCGTTCAAACGAGAATACTATTGTCCTCCTGGTTTATTGGAGAGGAGGCGACGAGGTAAGTGGAATTTCGCCGAGTCTCCAGTTCGGCAACACGTTTTGCGTTCtaattcgtaacagttcgctgcgATGTAATTcaacattatttttctttttgaaaatatctacATGGTAGCATTGGcgcatatttacaaattaatatttgtaaaatattagggCTAATTAacctaaaaatgaaaattaactaaatgttgttaatatatacatatatgggtatattaaataaataattgaattttgtttGCTACTACAGTAGTATTCGCATCTCAAAGGGTTAAGTTGTTTATTTACAGTTTTTGACATTACATTAAGACACATTTGTTATGTATTCTGTGTACAAGATATTgcctttgttttatattttattgagcaCAGCTCTATTGTTGACGTttgatatgtttatttatattctgCATTTCTGAAGGAAATAGTTGAAGAAAGAAAATAGTTGTTGCGCCAAGAAAAGCTATTTTTGTCCATTGCTTTTGCGTTGTTTAGTTTTCATatccaaaataaaactttttgaaataatCCGTAATGgagaatgttttttaaattcaataaaaaacatcTATAAATCAAACTGTTCCGAAATTGAGCCTCCATGGAGGATAATTgggatttatataaaaaaacgaaCGCGAATATCAATGACGAAGatgattatttttgcaattcaaacaaaaataacgaATTGAAATGGTGGTCAATACCCGAGCCAATATTATTCCGAATTTACTGGATGTTGCCAATAAACGACTTGTTGAATGCGGGGTCTACTTGTAAACGTTGGTTCACCTTATCTAATGATGAACTTATGTGGAAGCAGAAATTCTTACTCCATTATAAAGTGGATCCTACAATAAGACTCAAACCAGGTAACCCtaaaataatcgaaaaataaaaaaagctattttaaaactaatattgTTATGTATTCCCTTGGCTGAACTCGAATGTTTGCTATTTTTGATTAAATGTGCTATTTTGAAGGAGCTGCATCGTGGAAAAGTGAATATAAGCGTTTAAACTGGAACATACCTTTTGTCCAAGCGCAGCGCCTCGAAGGTCATACACATCAAGTTCTTCATGTTAGCTTTTCACACAATGGGGAGATGTTTGCCACTTGTTCAAAAGATGGTTATGTAATCGTATGTTAAAATTATGTGCcgtaatatacataaatattatatttctaatcCTAATTTTCCTATATTTCTAATCCTTTGATCATTAAAAGGTCTGGAATTCGAGTCATCCATGCACAGAGAAGTATTCGCACAACATGAAGCAGTTCAGCTGGAAATATACTCAGTATTCCCAATTTAATCAAAGTGATACACTTCTTCTCGTATCTGGTGTTCATTTCGGATCTCCAATTAGTACATCTGGGGAGATCGCAGTCTTCACTGTGGACGGAAAAGGTTTGCATTGTTTtgtatattctattttttttattaaacgaaTATGTTTATTAGAAGGATCCCGTTTACGTTGTCGTGTAGTAAATCGCCCATATGATATATTTGGTACATGGTTCAGTGACCAGTACCTAATAACTGGAGACTTACATTGGCTGGCACATTTGTTAAGTTATTCTGAACTGTGGTTAAATAAAGCCAATCAGGAAATCGACTCGGAGCATGTACCAATTATGAACAAGTTATACAAGTTTTATAACAGAAATGCTAGTTCAGTGCGGGCTTTGATGGTAGCCAAGTGTCCGTGGTTAGATGATTCAAATGACCCTTTGGCTGAGGAATTGAAAATGAGTAGCTCAAAGCAGTCTTTCGATGAACTTCCTGTTATAAATAAATCCGGACCAACACCAACAGCTTCTGCAGGAAATCCGCTTTCACATGCCGCCACATTACGAAGGTCACAACGTAGTGCTACACCCGACTATCTACCAGACATACTTCAACAAAGTTCGTCGTCTTCAACGAGTACTATTGCTTCAGTAGGAAATGTATGTCAAAACGACTCTACCATTCGTTATTTAGATGAATATCGTCGTGAATACCCTACCGAGAATGAAGATGGGAATTCATCGGAAGAATCTGATGATAGCATGGATTGTACCGATGACTACGAGGATGAAATGGAAAGCTCCGTACCCAAGTACTTAATATTCTCAACAGGCTCAAAAACCTATACACCACACCAAATTGGAATTAAGCGTATACGAAATGTAACATTTCCAAAAAAACTTGATCCCGGACTCTCACTAAAAGAAAGAATTGCTGCAAAAAAGGCGGCCGAAAAAGAGGtacttttataaaacaaatatttcatgtttattgaaaatgttaCGGCATTCATTTTAGAATCAATTACGAGCTGATCCAGATTGGTGGAATTTCGATTCTGTTGCTCATTTATTTGACAAGGTAGACAAAGTAATAGACTTACATGGACACATTATTGGTATGGCGTTGAGTCCAGATCACCGTTATTTATATGTCAATACCAGACCGTGGCCAAAAAATTATGTGATAACTAATGCGCTGGAACCACCTCCAATTGCGCAGGAAATCGATATTCATGTTATTGATTTAATGACCTTGAAACGCGTGGGTAACATGTTACGTGCCCATAAAGCTTATACTCCAAGCACAGAGtgctttttcatatttcttgacGTATGCGAAGACTATGTCGGAAGGTATGATCATATCGTATCCGAACAGTATGCATCAATAAACCTTACTTTCTATATATCGTAACTTTCAGTGGCGCGGAAGATATGCATGCATACCTTTGGGATCGATATTATGGTATATGCCTTTCGAAATATAGGCATGCTGATGTGGTAAATAGTGTTGCATTCAATTCACGGGACTCGCAGATGCTCGTAACAACCAGTGATGACTACACCATTAAGGTtttaacatatataatatatattgatgaaaattaaatatttcttatttaagattTGGCGTTCTCGAGCAAAGGCAAAAGAATTTAACATCGAATCAACCAATAAAAATGATGCCTTTGAATTAAAGAAACGGTTTGTATAACAGCCACTGGGAAAGTTGTATCGCTGTGACGTTATGTTTAGATATATGAATTCTAAAGGAATAACAATTCCTTTAGTACATGAAAATGCTTTTGGACATTTAAGAGAAGAAGTTAAAATATAGTGGAACAGAGataagaaaaacattttaaaaattttcacatagtaaaattttcgaagatatgtaaatatattcctattatataaatattttgaaatttggaacGGAAATTATGAACAAACTTGTTGATATATTTGTCGattttatttatcttaaaatatttgggttaaaaaatattgcacaacATATGCTATTGGTTTATAAATTAAAGGACTTTACCTAATAAGTTTGTAATAGGTTATGAAAAGATGTTAAAATGGTAGTTCATTGGCTCCAAATACCAATATTACCGATGTGCAAATAAACCAATAAAAGAATATCAGATTATAAGTCTtgttaatattcatattaatatctGCGTACCGCaggctatatttattaaaaaaagaccTGTGTAACACCGGATTTACGAAGGAAAAACACTGAACTATAAATATTTAGCTAAATTGGTATGCAAACTTCTGTAGTTACTTCTTGTTGAAATGGTTTATCTTAATGTCAATTATGTATAAGGTGGGAGACATTGTCGTCTTGAGGTTGATGAATTTCAACTTCCTCTATTTCAGATTCTGGTGTTGGATCAGAATGATTGCTTTTCTCATTACTGTTATTTTCGGAATCATCTTTACCATGATCATGACTTTTATTGATATTTCTCCGTCGCTTTTCAGGATGTCCAAAACAGTGTTCACACTCTTCATCGTCAGAGGAAGAGCTTTCTCCAAAGTTCACAGGCTTTTTATATATGCAGCAACCTATGtagagaaaataaacaataaaacatatTGACGGTGTACGTATTTTAGTGCTCACACTTGGATTTCTTCTTTCCCATATCTTCATTGTCAATGGTACCCTCACGCCAGACAACTTGTCTATCCGTTTTGGGCTTTTTTAAACGTAGTCGGAGTACGGGAGCAgactgataaaaacacaaaatttatgaattataaCTAAACCAGCGTCCaagatttatattttcttactaACATCAGCTGAAATTTCCAAAGCTGTAGCATTGTCTACTACTACAACTTCAGTGGCAGAGTCTCGCAATGCAAGAGTATCCATTATATTCTGTTTATAAAtcgataaatacaaatttttcgcaAACGATTAaacaaacattacaaaaaataccacacaatctgcgccattaattaatgaataaatttcgtTAATTTACACCATATATATGATTTGACaacccaaaattttaaatgtagttGCCACATGTATACCAAAATGGTATTTAATACATCACTAACGGAACTATTTGAATGGAACAAAATATAGGAATACATTCAATATGCCTTCGAAAAGTAAATGTACAAAGATTGTTTGCCTCGTATATGAATTAAGtaaagaaattatatgaaataacacaaaaattgtttacaagaAGTAGTTAGAATATTTCATAACCCGTAACCTCAACGCATCATCATAAttgtacaataatattataagtCAAATAACTCGAATAGAAGAACTGCATCATGTGTTTATTCTTTCtcatatcataaaaatatggttaatttttttaaaaattggttGTTTCCTTTACCATTATGTTTTCtgaatgttaaaaattttaatttgagctGTTCTGTACTCTACGATAATAAAATACTCGATAGATGCCGCTGTTCGTTAATACATCTGTCATATGTgacaatataataatttttcagacCATCTAATAACGAAAATGGCAGGAGCCCTGGTGAGGATAAATTTTCTTCAGCGACCACCATTCGGTAAGTATTTCCAAAGTTCGATTTATTAAAACGATAACTGTAATCAAAGTTAGTTACAAAGCGGATATTTGTAAATAACTATGTATTATTAGTTATGCCTGTGGGTATTGATTCTTCACAAAgtaat
This portion of the Zeugodacus cucurbitae isolate PBARC_wt_2022May chromosome 3, idZeuCucr1.2, whole genome shotgun sequence genome encodes:
- the LOC105219532 gene encoding F-box/WD repeat-containing protein 5 isoform X2, coding for MEDNWDLYKKTNANINDEDDYFCNSNKNNELKWWSIPEPILFRIYWMLPINDLLNAGSTCKRWFTLSNDELMWKQKFLLHYKVDPTIRLKPGAASWKSEYKRLNWNIPFVQAQRLEGHTHQVLHVSFSHNGEMFATCSKDGYVIVWNSSHPCTEKYSHNMKQFSWKYTQYSQFNQSDTLLLVSGVHFGSPISTSGEIAVFTVDGKGSRLRCRVVNRPYDIFGTWFSDQYLITGDLHWLAHLLSYSELWLNKANQEIDSEHVPIMNKLYKFYNRNASSVRALMVAKCPWLDDSNDPLAEELKMSSSKQSFDELPVINKSGPTPTASAGNPLSHAATLRRSQRSATPDYLPDILQQSSSSSTSTIASVGNVCQNDSTIRYLDEYRREYPTENEDGNSSEESDDSMDCTDDYEDEMESSVPKYLIFSTGSKTYTPHQIGIKRIRNVTFPKKLDPGLSLKERIAAKKAAEKENQLRADPDWWNFDSVAHLFDKVDKVIDLHGHIIGMALSPDHRYLYVNTRPWPKNYVITNALEPPPIAQEIDIHVIDLMTLKRVGNMLRAHKAYTPSTECFFIFLDVCEDYVGSGAEDMHAYLWDRYYGICLSKYRHADVVNSVAFNSRDSQMLVTTSDDYTIKIWRSRAKAKEFNIESTNKNDAFELKKRFV
- the LOC105219532 gene encoding F-box/WD repeat-containing protein 5 isoform X1 — protein: MEDNWDLYKKTNANINDEDDYFCNSNKNNELKWWSIPEPILFRIYWMLPINDLLNAGSTCKRWFTLSNDELMWKQKFLLHYKVDPTIRLKPGAASWKSEYKRLNWNIPFVQAQRLEGHTHQVLHVSFSHNGEMFATCSKDGYVIVWNSSHPCTEKYSHNMKQFSWKYTQYSQFNQSDTLLLVSGVHFGSPISTSGEIAVFTVDGKEGSRLRCRVVNRPYDIFGTWFSDQYLITGDLHWLAHLLSYSELWLNKANQEIDSEHVPIMNKLYKFYNRNASSVRALMVAKCPWLDDSNDPLAEELKMSSSKQSFDELPVINKSGPTPTASAGNPLSHAATLRRSQRSATPDYLPDILQQSSSSSTSTIASVGNVCQNDSTIRYLDEYRREYPTENEDGNSSEESDDSMDCTDDYEDEMESSVPKYLIFSTGSKTYTPHQIGIKRIRNVTFPKKLDPGLSLKERIAAKKAAEKENQLRADPDWWNFDSVAHLFDKVDKVIDLHGHIIGMALSPDHRYLYVNTRPWPKNYVITNALEPPPIAQEIDIHVIDLMTLKRVGNMLRAHKAYTPSTECFFIFLDVCEDYVGSGAEDMHAYLWDRYYGICLSKYRHADVVNSVAFNSRDSQMLVTTSDDYTIKIWRSRAKAKEFNIESTNKNDAFELKKRFV
- the LOC105219531 gene encoding E3 ubiquitin-protein ligase PPP1R11 isoform X2 yields the protein MLQLWKFQLMLSAPVLRLRLKKPKTDRQVVWREGTIDNEDMGKKKSKCCCIYKKPVNFGESSSSDDEECEHCFGHPEKRRRNINKSHDHGKDDSENNSNEKSNHSDPTPESEIEEVEIHQPQDDNVSHLIHN
- the LOC105219531 gene encoding uncharacterized protein LOC105219531 isoform X1, whose product is MDTLALRDSATEVVVVDNATALEISADSAPVLRLRLKKPKTDRQVVWREGTIDNEDMGKKKSKCCCIYKKPVNFGESSSSDDEECEHCFGHPEKRRRNINKSHDHGKDDSENNSNEKSNHSDPTPESEIEEVEIHQPQDDNVSHLIHN